A region of Polyodon spathula isolate WHYD16114869_AA chromosome 4, ASM1765450v1, whole genome shotgun sequence DNA encodes the following proteins:
- the LOC121315031 gene encoding collagen alpha-2(I) chain-like, whose protein sequence is MLSFVDNRIVLLLAVASYLATCQYTQNLEGPKGPRGDKGPMGDRGPQGPNGRDGEPGTPGLPGPPGPPGIGGNFAAQFKAPDAGPGPMGLMGPRGPPGPPGPPGAQGFQGHPGEPGEPGQTGPVGARGPPGPPGKAGDDGNPGRPGKPGDRGTVGAQGARGFPGTPGLPGMKGHRGYTGLDGRKGEPGAAGIKGETGARGENGSPGLAGSRGMSGERGRAGSAGPAGDRGSDGNAGPTGPAGPIGPAGAPGFPGSPGPKGEVGPGGPNGPTGAQGARGEPGPPGAVGPVGPIGNPGNNGLNGPKGAAGLPGVAGAPGFPGPRGGPGPQGPAGAAGPRGNSGDPGPSGPKGDTGSKGPPGNTGPQGQQGPAGEEGKRGSTGEAGPPGPAGNRGGRGVPGTRGLPGPDGRGGPVGAPGSHGATGAPGVTGPPGDAGRPGEPGLPGSRGYPGNSGKAGPPGKEGPAGVSGQDGRSGAPGPAGPRGQPGNIGFPGPKGPSGPPGKPGERGPAGPAGARGAPGPDGNTGPQGIPGVAGSAGERGEQGPAGAPGFQGLPGPAGPVGEAGKVGDRGIAGDAGLPGPAGLRGERGNPGPAGSQGPQGPAGPRGPSGAPGTDGGKGEPGNVGPAGAPGYQGASGMPGERGTAGIPGGKGEKGETGSRGPEGNTGRDGGRGAPGPSGPPGPSGATGDKGESGPNGAAGPAGPRGPPGERGEVGPAGAPGFAGPPGADGQPGVRGERGPGGAKGDVGPQGPTGPAGSSGPAGPSGPGGPPGPRGDVGPTGMTGFPGSAGRVGGPGPAGISGPPGPPGNAGKDGPRGPRGDTGPAGRPGEQGMVGPLGLAGEKGSPGESGPPGPPGISGPSGVLGSPGIVGLPGSRGDRGLPGGAGSVGEPGKLGPPGPQGSRGAPGNMGAPGMNGAPGETGRDGHPGNDGPPGRNGAPGFKGDRGEGGPAGAAGASGAPGAPGPAGPAGRPGNRGESGPSGSQGPIGPSGARGVSGPQGPRGEKGVAGEKGERGMKGLRGHTGMQGLPGPPGPSGEQGSAGQTGPSGPRGPAGPSGPPGKDGQPGHPGPIGQAGSRGPNGQSGPVGPPGSPGLPGLPGIAGGGYEISGYEGEYRADQATQKAKDYEIGATLKSLNNQINNLLTPEGSKKNPARTCRDIRLSHPEWSSGHYWIDPNQGCIMDAIKVHCDFSTGETCIYPNPASIPRKNWYRNAKDKKHTWFGETINGGTQFEYNDESMTPQTMATQLAFMRLLANQASQNITYHCKNSIAYMDAEAGNLKKAVLLQGSNDVELRAEGNSRFTFSVLEDDCTRHTGQWGKTVIQYKTTKPSRLPILDIAPLDIGGADQEFGLDIGPVCFK, encoded by the exons ATGCTCAGCTTTGTGGATAATCGGATTGTGTTACTGCTTGCAGTAGCTTCATACCTAGCAACATGCCAAT ACACACAg AATCTTGAAGGACCAAAG GGTCCCCGGGGAGACAAAGGCCCCATGGGAGATAGG GGTCCCCAAGGTCCGAACGGTAGAGATGGTGAACCTGGTACCCCTGGACTTCCAGGACCCCCTGGGCCCCCTGGCATTGGTGGA AACTTTGCTGCTCAGTTCAAAGCCCCTGACGCAGGTCCTGGACCCATG GGTTTGATGGGACCAAGAGGCCCTCCAGGACCACCAGGACCTCCT GGGGCTCAAGGTTTCCAAGGACACCCTGGCGAGCCTGGTGAACCAGGACAGACT GGCCCAGTAGGTGCTCGAGGCCCCCCAGGCCCCCCTGGGAAGGCTGGTGATGAT GGTAACCCTGGCAGACCTGGCAAACCTGGTGATCGTGGAACTGTTGGTGCTCAA GGTGCTCGTGGATTCCCTGGAACCCCTGGTCTTCCAGGAATGAAGGGACACAGA ggCTACACTGGTCTAGATGGACGTAAGGGTGAGCCTGGAGCAGCTGGCATTAAG GGTGAAACAGGCGCTCGGGGAGAGAATGGATCCCCAGGACTGGCG GGCTCTCGTGGTATGTCAGGTGAAAGAGGTCGTGCTGGCTCTGCTGGTCCAGCTGGTGATCGGGGCAGTGATGGGAATGCCGGTCCAACTGGCCCTGCT GGTCCTATAGGCCCAGCTGGTGCTCCAGGTTTCCCTGGTTCTCCTGGTCCAAAG gGTGAGGTCGGCCCTGGTGGGCCTAATGGCCCAACTGGTGCTCAGGGTGCAAGAGGTGAGCCAGGTCCTCCTGGTGCTGTCGGCCCTGTGGGTCCTATT GGAAACCCTGGTAACAACGGTCTCAATGGTCCTAAAGGTGCTGCT GGTCTCCCTGGTGTTGCTGGTGCTCCTGGTTTCCCCGGCCCCAGAGGTGGCCCGGGACCTCAGGGACCTGCCGGTGCTGCTGGGCCCAGAGGCAACAGT GGTGATCCTGGCCCTTCTGGTCCCAAGGGTGATACTGGTTCCAAGGGTCCACCT GGTAACACAGGTCCCCAAGGTCAACAGGGCCCTGCTGGTGAGGAAGGAAAGAGAGGCTCAACTGGTGAGGCAGGCCCACCTGGCCCAGCTGGCAACCGAGGAGGAAGA GGTGTTCCTGGAACTCGCGGTCTCCCTGGACCTGATGGTAGAGGAGGCCCAGTG GGTGCCCCTGGCAGTCATGGTGCCACTGGAGCACCTGGTGTAACAGGTCCTCCTGGTGATGCTGGCCGCCCTGGTGAACCTGGTCTCCCTGGCTCAAGA GGTTACCCTGGCAACTCTGGCAAGGCTGGACCTCCAGGAAAGGAAGGCCCCGCT GGTGTTAGCGGTCAAGATGGTCGATCTGGTGCCCCTGGTCCAGCTGGTCCGAGAGGTCAGCCCGGAAACATCGGGTTCCCCGGCCCCAAAGGCCCCAGT ggGCCGCCTGGCAAACCTGGTGAAAGAGGGCCTGCTGGTCCAGCTGGTGCAAGA gGAGCTCCTGGCCCTGATGGCAACACTGGTCCTCAAGGTATTCCCGGTGTTGCA ggtAGCGCTGGAGAAAGAGGAGAACAAGGTCCCGCTGGTGCTCCTGGTTTCCAA GGTCTTCCTGGTCCTGCTGGTCCTGTTGGTGAAGCTGGCAAAGTTGGTGACAGG gGTATTGCTGGTGATGCTGGTTTACCAGGTCCTGCTGGTCTAAGA GGTGAGCGTGGTAACCCAGGGCCAGCTGGTTCTCAGGGTCCTCAAGGTCCAGCGGGCCCACGTGGTCCTTCTGGTGCTCCTGGGACTGATGGCGGCAAG GGAGAGCCTGGCAATGTTGGTCCTGCCGGTGCTCCTGGTTACCAGGGTGCTTCTGGAATGCCAGGAGAACGTGGTACTGCTGGCATTCCTGGTGGCAAAGGTGAAAAG GGCGAGACTGGTTCAAGGGGTCCCGAGGGCAACACTGGCAGAGATGGTGGACGt GGTGCTCCCGGACCAAGCGGCCCACCTGGACCTTCTGGTGCAACTGGTGACAAG gGTGAATCTGGTCCTAATGGTGCTGCTGGTCCTGCTGGTCCTCGTGGTCCCCCT GGTGAGCGTGGTGAAGTAGGACCTGCTGGTGCTCCAGGATTTGCtggtcctcct GGTGCTGATGGTCAACCTGGtgtaagaggagagagaggcccAGGAGGAGCCAAAGGAGATGTTGGTCCCCAAGGCCCTACAGGACCGGCTGGAAGCTCCGGACCCGCT GGTCCTTCTGGTCCAGGTGGACCCCCTGGTCCCCGTGGTGATGTGGGTCCCACT GGTATGACTGGTTTCCCTGGTAGTGCTGGTAGAGTTGGTGGCCCTGGCCCTGCT GGTATTAGTGGCCCACCTGGTCCCCCTGGTAATGCTGGTAAGGATGGACCCAGAGGCCCCCGCGGTGATACCGGCCCAGCTGGCCGTCCCGGTGAACAAGGCATGGTTGGTCCTCTTGGTTTAGCTGGTGAAAAAGGCTCACCTGGTGAATCTGGTCCTCCC GGTCCCCCTGGTATCTCAGGTCCTAGTGGTGTTCTCGGTTCCCCTGGTATTGTTGGTCTACCTGGCTCAAGAGGAGATCGTGGTCTCCCTGGTGGTGCAGGTAGCGTC gGTGAGCCTGGTAAACTTGGTCCACCAGGTCCACAAGGCTCACGTGGTGCACCCGGTAATATGGGTGCTCCTGGTATGAACGGTGCACCAGGCGAGACAGGACGTGAT GGACACCCTGGTAATGATGGTCCACCTGGCCGTAACGGTGCCCCTGGCTTCAAG GGAGATCGTGGTGAGGGCGGACCCGCTGGCGCTGCTGGCGCATCTGGAGCTCCTGGTGCTCCCGGACCGGCTGGTCCAGCTGGTAGACCAGGAAACCGTGGAGAATCT GGTCCCAGTGGAAGTCAAGGCCCCATTGGCCCCTCTGGTGCAAGAGGTGTTTCT GGACCTCAAGGCCCACGTGGTGAGAAGGGTGTTGCTGGAGAGAAAGGTGAAAGAGGCATGAAGGGACTCAGAGGCCATACCGGTATGCAAGGTCTGCCTGGTCCTCCA GGTCCAAGTGGTGAACAAGGTTCTGCTGGTCAAACTGGTCCTTCTGGCCCAAGA GGTCCTGCTGGTCCATCTGGTCCACCTGGCAAGGATGGTCAACCTGGACACCCTGGTCCTATCGGCCAAGCCGGTTCTCGTGGTCCCAATGGCCAAAGTGGTCCAGTT GGCCCCCCTGGTTCTCCCGGACTTCCTGGTTTGCCTGGTATCGCTGGCGGTGGTTATGAAATTTCTGGATATGAGGGAGAATACAGAGCTGACCAGGCCACCCAAAAAGCCAAGGACTACGAAATTGGCGCCACCCTGAAGTCCCTGAACAACCAGATCAACAACCTTCTCACCCCAGAGGGCTCCAAGAAGAACCCAGCTCGTACCTGTCGTGACATTAGACTCAGCCACCCAGAATGGAGCAGCG GGCATTACTGGATTGACCCCAACCAGGGCTGCATCATGGATGCCATCAAGGTTCACTGTGACTTCAGCACTGGAGAGACCTGCATCTACCCCAACCCTGCAAGCATCCCACGCAAGAACTGGTACAGAAATGCCAAGGACAAGAAGCACACATGGTTTGGAGAAACTATCAATGGAGGCACTCAG TTTGAATACAATGACGAAAGCATGACTCCTCAGACCATGGCCACCCAGCTTGCTTTCATGCGCCTGCTCGCCAACCAGGCCTCTCAGAACATCACCTACCACTGCAAGAACAGCATTGCTTACATGGATGCTGAAGCCGGCAACCTGAAGAAGGCTGTCCTGCTGCAAGGCTCCAATGATGTTGAGCTCAGAGCTGAGGGTAACAGCCGCTTTACATTCAGCGTGCTGGAGGATGACTGCACT agaCACACTGGTCAATGGGGCAAGACAGTCATTcagtacaaaacaacaaaaccatctCGCCTGCCCATCCTCGACATTGCACCTTTGGACATTGGTGGTGCTGATCAAGAATTTGGTTTGGACATTGGCCCAGTCTGTTTCAAATAA